In a single window of the Pandoraea pulmonicola genome:
- a CDS encoding flagellar hook-length control protein FliK, with protein MVATMLLTGWTPGDVPNVKAPCGPRVLTGSDGVALAQDIPDQEVEGETREASTERPVVEGFAQFLEMAHTTSQVGDDLMTDDPRQVVLHGRGVDMPHIASQVDGETTAGGQRERPSALDALQSSANGGAMHLATDAEGAPQKSDGFALSPLMYAIASAGQRDSTRKPALPPDPEPVRGGSAEVGNGTADVGDADAQRAGPAGGSAAGSVSTTLATASPEVQGTSRNGREGSATGTANESRGAASAPVATTTADMPALLATPFATGTRAAVPVSVASWGPQLVTSLGHRVSVQMGSGVEQTVIRLDPASMGALQIAVRHQGGTLQVHLMASNEDVARQLQAASDAMRQELAQKHQGEVSVAVRHDSAFGQAGQAGHGARREARENDKRPGRALAEVSSEDDGMWFRLGNVLTG; from the coding sequence ATGGTGGCGACAATGCTGTTGACAGGATGGACCCCTGGCGATGTGCCGAACGTGAAAGCGCCTTGCGGCCCGCGCGTATTGACGGGCTCCGATGGCGTGGCGTTGGCGCAGGACATTCCGGATCAGGAGGTCGAGGGAGAAACGCGCGAGGCGTCGACGGAGCGGCCGGTCGTCGAGGGGTTCGCGCAGTTCCTGGAAATGGCGCACACGACTTCGCAGGTCGGCGACGACCTCATGACGGACGATCCACGGCAGGTCGTGCTGCATGGGCGCGGTGTCGACATGCCACACATCGCGTCGCAAGTCGACGGCGAGACCACGGCGGGGGGGCAGCGGGAACGGCCGTCGGCGCTAGATGCGCTGCAGTCGAGCGCGAACGGCGGAGCAATGCACTTGGCCACCGACGCTGAAGGTGCGCCGCAAAAGAGCGATGGGTTTGCGCTCAGCCCGTTGATGTATGCCATTGCATCGGCTGGCCAGCGCGACAGTACGCGCAAGCCGGCGTTGCCTCCCGATCCCGAACCGGTGCGTGGTGGCAGCGCGGAGGTAGGCAATGGCACGGCGGACGTCGGCGATGCGGACGCGCAACGTGCGGGGCCCGCAGGGGGAAGTGCCGCCGGAAGCGTCAGCACGACGCTCGCGACAGCATCTCCGGAGGTACAGGGGACGAGCCGCAATGGGCGCGAAGGCAGCGCGACCGGCACTGCCAACGAAAGCAGGGGCGCCGCGTCGGCGCCGGTGGCAACGACCACAGCGGACATGCCCGCCTTGCTCGCAACGCCATTCGCAACCGGTACCCGGGCGGCGGTACCCGTATCGGTGGCGTCATGGGGACCGCAACTCGTGACATCGCTCGGTCACCGGGTAAGTGTCCAGATGGGAAGCGGCGTCGAGCAGACGGTGATTCGTCTCGATCCGGCGTCGATGGGTGCGTTGCAGATTGCCGTTCGGCATCAGGGGGGGACGTTGCAGGTTCATTTGATGGCGTCGAACGAGGATGTTGCGCGGCAATTGCAGGCGGCCAGCGACGCCATGCGTCAGGAATTGGCGCAGAAGCACCAGGGAGAGGTGAGTGTGGCGGTGCGGCACGACTCGGCGTTCGGCCAGGCGGGACAGGCGGGCCATGGCGCGCGGCGTGAGGCCCGCGAAAACGACAAGCGCCCCGGGCGGGCGCTGGCAGAGGTTTCGTCGGAGGACGACGGGATGTGGTTCCGTTTAGGCAACGTGCTGACTGGATAA